Proteins co-encoded in one Centropristis striata isolate RG_2023a ecotype Rhode Island chromosome 24, C.striata_1.0, whole genome shotgun sequence genomic window:
- the LOC131963051 gene encoding beta-galactoside alpha-2,6-sialyltransferase 2-like isoform X2, which yields MKPNRKWLLLFLLVWLLLFLSLLRHFLDLRSSSLPRSRSAAAAGLTRTETRRLASVQGRIRTLRPAGASESDWRRRRNDFRSRYEAYYRSRSLEILQRLWSGNLTVGMLSPRLQKVLKVQLSSNRHQVVQRRSRGRRRSGLQLYCELKRRTRIRTVDGTEEPFSGLGWDQLVPSLPLQELWTSQYQSCAVVTSAGAVLNSSLGREIDSHDAVLRFNAAPTMGFERDVGSKTTIRIINSQIVARPQHEFSSSSLYQDVPLLVWDPAQYSANLTEWFQKPDFDLFSAYAERRRLRPQQPFYILHPEFIWSLWDLIQDNTEDQIQPNPPSSGFTGLCSRYPVDDVTLS from the exons ATGAAGCCGAACAGGAAGTGGTTGCTGCTCTTCCTGCTGGTctggctcctcctcttcctgtcccTGCTCCGTCACTTCCTGGACCTCAGATCCTCCTCGCTGCCTCGGTCCAGATCTGCCGCAGCAGCCGGACTCACCAGGACTGAAACCCGTCGACTAGCATCTGTTCAGGGCCGTATCCGGACCCTGAGACCTGCTGGAGCCTCAGAGTcagactggaggaggaggaggaatgacTTCAGGTCCAGGTATGAGGCCTACTACAGGTCCAGGTCTCTGGAGATCCTGCAGAGACTCTGGAGTGGGAACCTGACGGTGGGCATGCTGAGTCCTCGTCTCCAAAAGGTCCTGAAGGTGCAGCTGAGCTCCAACAGGCACCAGGTGGTGCAGCGGCGGTCGAGGGGGAGGCGCAGGTCCGGTCTGCAGCTGTACTGTGAGCTGAAGAGGAGGACCAGGATCCGGACTGTGGACGGGACCGAGGAGCCGTTCTCTGGTCTGGGCTGGGACCAGCTGGTGCCTTCACTGCCCTTGCAGGAGCTCTGGACATCACAGTATCAGAGCTGTGCCGTGGTGACGTCAGCTGGAGCCGTCCTGAACTCATCACTGGGGAGGGAGATCG ATTCCCATGATGCAGTTCTACGCTTCAACGCTGCTCCCACCATGGGCTTCGAGAGAGACGTGGGGAGCAAGACCACCATCCGCATCATCAACTCCCAG ATCGTAGCTCGGCCCCAGCACGAGTTCAGCAGCAGCTCGTTGTATCAGGACGTCCCTCTGCTGGTCTGGGATCCGGCTCAGTACTCTGCCAACCTGACCGAG TGGTTCCAGAAGCCGGACTTTGATCTGTTCTCAGCGTACGCTGAGCGGCGCCGCCTCCGGCCCCAGCAGCCGTTTTACATCCTCCACCCAGAGTTCATCTGGAGTCTTTGGGACCTGATCCAGGACAACACCGAGGACCAGATCCAACCCAACCCACCCTCGTCAGGCTTCACAG gtcTCTGTTCCAGGTATCCTGTTGATGATGTCACTCTGTCGTGA
- the LOC131963051 gene encoding beta-galactoside alpha-2,6-sialyltransferase 2-like isoform X1: MKPNRKWLLLFLLVWLLLFLSLLRHFLDLRSSSLPRSRSAAAAGLTRTETRRLASVQGRIRTLRPAGASESDWRRRRNDFRSRYEAYYRSRSLEILQRLWSGNLTVGMLSPRLQKVLKVQLSSNRHQVVQRRSRGRRRSGLQLYCELKRRTRIRTVDGTEEPFSGLGWDQLVPSLPLQELWTSQYQSCAVVTSAGAVLNSSLGREIDSHDAVLRFNAAPTMGFERDVGSKTTIRIINSQIVARPQHEFSSSSLYQDVPLLVWDPAQYSANLTEWFQKPDFDLFSAYAERRRLRPQQPFYILHPEFIWSLWDLIQDNTEDQIQPNPPSSGFTGILLMMSLCREVSVYEFIPSVRRTDLCHYYERYHDAACTLGAYHPLMYEKLLIQRINQGDQDQLRRKGKVTLKGFRTVQCVS; this comes from the exons ATGAAGCCGAACAGGAAGTGGTTGCTGCTCTTCCTGCTGGTctggctcctcctcttcctgtcccTGCTCCGTCACTTCCTGGACCTCAGATCCTCCTCGCTGCCTCGGTCCAGATCTGCCGCAGCAGCCGGACTCACCAGGACTGAAACCCGTCGACTAGCATCTGTTCAGGGCCGTATCCGGACCCTGAGACCTGCTGGAGCCTCAGAGTcagactggaggaggaggaggaatgacTTCAGGTCCAGGTATGAGGCCTACTACAGGTCCAGGTCTCTGGAGATCCTGCAGAGACTCTGGAGTGGGAACCTGACGGTGGGCATGCTGAGTCCTCGTCTCCAAAAGGTCCTGAAGGTGCAGCTGAGCTCCAACAGGCACCAGGTGGTGCAGCGGCGGTCGAGGGGGAGGCGCAGGTCCGGTCTGCAGCTGTACTGTGAGCTGAAGAGGAGGACCAGGATCCGGACTGTGGACGGGACCGAGGAGCCGTTCTCTGGTCTGGGCTGGGACCAGCTGGTGCCTTCACTGCCCTTGCAGGAGCTCTGGACATCACAGTATCAGAGCTGTGCCGTGGTGACGTCAGCTGGAGCCGTCCTGAACTCATCACTGGGGAGGGAGATCG ATTCCCATGATGCAGTTCTACGCTTCAACGCTGCTCCCACCATGGGCTTCGAGAGAGACGTGGGGAGCAAGACCACCATCCGCATCATCAACTCCCAG ATCGTAGCTCGGCCCCAGCACGAGTTCAGCAGCAGCTCGTTGTATCAGGACGTCCCTCTGCTGGTCTGGGATCCGGCTCAGTACTCTGCCAACCTGACCGAG TGGTTCCAGAAGCCGGACTTTGATCTGTTCTCAGCGTACGCTGAGCGGCGCCGCCTCCGGCCCCAGCAGCCGTTTTACATCCTCCACCCAGAGTTCATCTGGAGTCTTTGGGACCTGATCCAGGACAACACCGAGGACCAGATCCAACCCAACCCACCCTCGTCAGGCTTCACAG GTATCCTGTTGATGATGTCACTCTGTCGTGAGGTCAGCGTGTATGAGTTCATCCCGTCCGTACGTCGGACCGACCTGTGTCATTATTATGAGCGTTACCATGACGCTGCCTGTACGCTGGGAGCGTACCACCCTCTGATGTACGAGAAGCTGCTGATCCAGAGGATCAACCAGGGCGACCAAGACCAGCTGAGGAGGAAGGGCAAGGTGACGCTGAAGGGCTTCAGGACGGTCCAGTGTGTGTCATGA
- the LOC131963052 gene encoding opsin-3-like, producing the protein MFSELSDSNGSESLASLDQDWSDSPHARLSRSGHRVMSVFLGSIMVFGFLNNLLVLVLFCRFKTLRTPVNMLLLNISVSDMLVCVCGTTLSFASSLRCRWLYGRSGCMWYGFVNSCFGIVSLVSLAVLSYERYSTLMVYNKRVSDYRKPLLAVGGSWLYSVVWTVPPLLGWSSYSLEGAGTSCSVTWTQRSSGSHSYVVCLFVFCLGVPVLAMMYCYGRLLYAVKQVGRIRRTAARRREFHILFMVITTVACYLLCWMPYGVVAMMATFGRPGVISPIAAIIPSILAKSSTVINPVIYILMNKQFYRCFLILFRCKHPLTENVPSSMPSKTTMVQLNRRVCDSSPGHAPSPAAGPSPFAGTGAVHTEGSSSKMDPREPPEPST; encoded by the exons ATGTTCTCGGAGTTGAGTGACTCCAACGGGAGCGAGTCGCTGGCGTCTCTGGACCAGGACTGGAGCGACTCGCCGCACGCGCGGCTGTCGCGCAGCGGCCACCGCGTCATGTCGGTGTTTCTGGGCTCCATCATGGTGTTCGGCTTCCTCAACAACctgctggttctggttctgttcTGCCGCTTCAAGACCCTGCGGACCCCCGTCAACATGCTGCTGCTCAACATCAGCGTCAGCGACATGTTGGTGTGCGTCTGCGGCACGACGCTCAGCTTCGCCTCCAGTCTGCGCTGCCGCTGGCTGTACGGCCGCAGCGGCTGCATGTGGTACGGCTTCGTCAACTCCTGCTTCG GCATCGTGTCTCTGGTGTCCCTGGCTGTCCTGTCCTACGAGCGCTACAGCACCCTGATGGTGTACAACAAGCGGGTCTCGGACTACAGGAAGCCGCTGCTGGCGGTGGGGGGGTCCTGGCTGTACTCGGTGGTGTGGACGGTGCCCCCCCTGCTGGGCTGGAGCAGCTACAGCCTGGAGGGCGCCGGGACGAGCTGCTCGGTGACGTGGACCCAGAGATCGTCCGGCTCGCACTCGTACGTCGTCTGCCTGTTCGTGTTCTGTCTCGGCGTCCCCGTCCTCGCCATGATGTACTGCTACGGACGCCTGCTGTACGCCGTCAAACAG GTGGGTCGCATCAGGCGGACGGCAGCTCGTCGCAGAGAGTTCCACATCCTGTTCATGGTCATCACCACGGTGGCGTGCTACCTGCTCTGCTGGATGCCGTACGGCGTCGTCGCCATGATGGCAACCTTCGGCCGGCCGGGAGTCATCAGTCCCATCGCCGCCATCATCCCATCCATCCTCGCCAAGAGCAGCACCGTCATCAACCCCGTCATCTACATCCTCATGAACAAGCAG TTCTATCGCTGCTTCCTGATCCTGTTCCGCTGTAAACACCCGCTGACGGAGAACGTTCCCTCCTCGATGCCCTCAAAGACCACCATGGTCCAGCTCAACCGTCGAGTGTGTGACAGCAGCCCCGGACACGCCCCCTCCCCGGCAGCCGGACCGTCGCCGTTCGCTGGAACCGGAGCCGTCCACACGGAGGGAAGCAGCAGCAAAATGGACCCCAGAGAACCACCTGAACCCTCCACCTGA